A single Cellulomonas sp. SLBN-39 DNA region contains:
- a CDS encoding superoxide dismutase has protein sequence MADYTLPDLPYDYAALEPHISGRIMELHHDKHHAAYVAGANAALEKLAEARESGDFATVNLQEKNLAFNLGGHVNHSVFWQNLSPEGGDRPTGELAAAIDEFFGSFEGFQKHFAANALGIQGSGWSILGWDSVGQKLAIFQLYDQQSNYPLGLVPIVVLDMWEHAFYLDYVNVKADYVKAWWNIVSWSDAAERFARARTQTAGLIVPA, from the coding sequence ATGGCTGACTACACGCTCCCCGACCTGCCCTACGACTATGCGGCGCTCGAGCCGCACATCTCGGGGCGGATCATGGAGCTGCACCACGACAAGCACCACGCCGCCTACGTGGCAGGGGCCAACGCCGCGCTGGAGAAGCTCGCGGAGGCACGCGAGTCCGGTGACTTCGCCACGGTGAACCTGCAGGAGAAGAACCTCGCGTTCAACCTCGGCGGGCACGTCAACCACTCGGTGTTCTGGCAGAACCTCTCCCCCGAGGGCGGCGACCGCCCCACGGGTGAGCTCGCCGCGGCGATCGACGAGTTCTTCGGCTCGTTCGAGGGCTTCCAGAAGCACTTCGCCGCCAACGCCCTCGGCATCCAGGGCTCGGGCTGGTCGATCCTCGGCTGGGACTCCGTCGGGCAGAAGCTCGCGATCTTCCAGCTCTACGACCAGCAGAGCAACTACCCCCTGGGCCTCGTGCCGATCGTCGTGCTCGACATGTGGGAGCACGCCTTCTACCTCGACTACGTCAACGTGAAGGCCGACTACGTCAAGGCCTGGTGGAACATCGTCAGCTGGTCCGACGCGGCGGAGCGCTTCGCGCGCGCCCGCACGCAGACGGCGGGGCTCATCGTCCCCGCCTGA
- a CDS encoding ubiquinol-cytochrome c reductase cytochrome b subunit has product MSTTTTTAPSGGARAAAATADYLDQRTGVGKAVKEFARKIFPDHWSFLLGEIALYSFVTLLISGVFLTMFFVPSMTEVHYDGPWRELQGVAMSEAFASTLRLSFEVRGGLLMRQIHHWAALIFMAAIVTHMMRVFFTGAFRKPREINWVVGFVLMILGLAAGFSGYSLPDDVLSGNGLRITDGVVKSIPILGSYLSYFLFGGEFPGHDIIPRLFTVHILLVPGLILALIALHLFLVVLHKHTQYPGSGRTNANVVGFPLFPVYVAKAGGYFFLVFGVIALMGATMSINPVWNYGPYDPSPVSAGAQPDWYMLFLEGSLRMMPGQLEYMIGDYTLSLNVLIPAMVVPGVLFMLLALYPFVEAFATGDKREHHVLDRPRNRPYRTAFGVSVLVAFFILVLAGSNDLIATHFHLSINDITWVFRFLLFLGPWAAFVVTKRICLALQRKDRELVLHGHETGQIVRFASGEYIEVHKPLDAHERWLRVQHEAIRPLEIEPAEDSRGVRRKGYRADALRQRLSRVFYEDRIEPVTPAELEAAHSHGDHDALGSDQEKAPAEILAGGAPVGGGTHLVAGPSDETGPDARNS; this is encoded by the coding sequence ATGAGCACCACGACGACGACCGCCCCCTCGGGGGGCGCCCGCGCGGCGGCCGCGACCGCCGACTACCTCGACCAGCGCACCGGCGTCGGCAAGGCCGTCAAGGAGTTCGCGCGCAAGATCTTCCCCGACCACTGGTCGTTCCTGCTCGGGGAGATCGCGCTCTACAGCTTCGTGACGCTGCTGATCTCCGGTGTTTTCCTCACGATGTTCTTCGTGCCGAGCATGACCGAGGTGCACTACGACGGCCCGTGGCGCGAGCTGCAGGGCGTCGCGATGTCCGAGGCATTCGCCTCGACGCTGCGCCTGTCGTTCGAGGTGCGCGGCGGCCTGCTGATGCGGCAGATCCACCACTGGGCCGCACTCATCTTCATGGCCGCGATCGTCACGCACATGATGCGCGTGTTCTTCACCGGCGCCTTCCGCAAGCCGCGCGAGATCAACTGGGTCGTCGGCTTCGTGCTGATGATCCTCGGCCTGGCCGCCGGGTTCTCCGGCTACTCGCTGCCCGACGACGTCCTGTCCGGCAACGGCCTGCGGATCACCGACGGCGTCGTGAAGTCGATCCCGATCCTCGGCAGCTACCTGTCGTACTTCCTCTTCGGCGGAGAGTTCCCGGGCCACGACATCATCCCGCGCCTGTTCACGGTGCACATCCTTCTCGTGCCCGGCCTGATCCTGGCGCTGATCGCGCTGCACCTGTTCCTGGTGGTGCTGCACAAGCACACGCAGTACCCGGGCTCGGGCCGCACCAACGCGAACGTCGTCGGCTTCCCGCTGTTCCCGGTGTACGTGGCCAAGGCCGGCGGCTACTTCTTCCTGGTCTTCGGCGTCATCGCCCTCATGGGTGCCACGATGTCGATCAACCCGGTCTGGAACTACGGGCCGTACGACCCGTCACCGGTGTCCGCGGGCGCCCAGCCCGACTGGTACATGCTCTTCCTCGAGGGGTCCCTGCGCATGATGCCGGGGCAGCTGGAGTACATGATCGGTGACTACACGCTGTCGCTGAACGTGCTCATCCCCGCGATGGTCGTGCCGGGCGTGCTGTTCATGCTGCTGGCCCTGTACCCGTTCGTCGAGGCCTTCGCCACGGGCGACAAGCGCGAGCACCACGTCCTCGACCGGCCCCGCAACCGCCCGTACCGCACGGCGTTCGGCGTCTCGGTCCTGGTGGCGTTCTTCATCCTGGTGCTGGCCGGCTCCAACGACCTCATCGCGACCCACTTCCACCTGTCGATCAACGACATCACGTGGGTGTTCCGGTTCCTGCTCTTCCTGGGGCCGTGGGCGGCGTTCGTCGTCACCAAGCGCATCTGCCTGGCCCTCCAGCGCAAGGACCGCGAGCTGGTCCTGCACGGCCACGAGACGGGCCAGATCGTCCGCTTCGCCTCGGGCGAGTACATCGAGGTGCACAAGCCGCTGGACGCGCACGAGCGCTGGCTGCGGGTGCAGCACGAGGCGATCCGCCCGCTCGAGATCGAGCCGGCGGAGGACTCCCGCGGCGTGCGGCGCAAGGGCTACCGCGCCGACGCCCTGCGCCAGCGCCTGTCCCGGGTGTTCTACGAGGACCGGATCGAGCCGGTGACCCCCGCCGAGCTCGAGGCGGCCCACTCGCACGGCGACCACGACGCCCTCGGCTCCGACCAGGAGAAGGCCCCGGCCGAGATCCTGGCCGGCGGCGCCCCCGTCGGCGGCGGGACGCACCTCGTCGCAGGTCCGAGCGATGAGACGGGGCCCGACGCGCGGAACAGCTGA
- a CDS encoding Rieske 2Fe-2S domain-containing protein: MSTTHGNADEPRDIGGQDLVLRQGEHGPDRFENPGFGPHRPRRSDVEPEANKRAERQVVALFAISVLGTVGFVVAYFAIPLDGTVGSIRASNLSLGLGLAFALLGIGTAAVHWAKSLMNDHEQAEDRHAQASNAQERQEAVAALKDGAKDSAIGRRGVLKGALVSSLALFPLTIVLPLVGEVGEDWNVSKFKRTMWTRGKKLTIDPTGRPIKAADVTIGSVVHVIPEGLEETEAPLDEKAKAVVLLVRLDPRDIKSEQHEGFSYDGIVAFSKICTHVGCPVALYEQQTHHLLCPCHQSTFDVADGAKVVFGPAKRPLPQLPITVDDEGYLVAQGDFTEPVGPSFWERLA; the protein is encoded by the coding sequence GTGAGCACCACCCACGGCAACGCGGACGAGCCCCGCGACATCGGCGGCCAGGACCTGGTCCTGCGGCAGGGCGAGCACGGCCCGGACCGCTTCGAGAACCCCGGGTTCGGCCCGCACCGCCCCCGGCGCAGCGACGTGGAGCCGGAGGCGAACAAGCGCGCCGAGCGCCAGGTCGTCGCCCTGTTCGCGATCTCCGTCCTCGGCACGGTCGGCTTCGTGGTCGCGTACTTCGCGATCCCGCTCGACGGCACGGTCGGCTCGATCCGCGCGTCCAACCTCAGCCTCGGGCTGGGGCTGGCGTTCGCCCTTCTGGGCATCGGCACCGCCGCCGTGCACTGGGCCAAGTCGCTCATGAACGACCACGAGCAGGCCGAGGACCGCCACGCGCAGGCCTCGAACGCCCAGGAGCGGCAGGAGGCCGTGGCCGCCCTGAAGGACGGCGCCAAGGACTCCGCGATCGGCCGGCGGGGCGTGCTCAAGGGTGCGCTCGTGTCGTCGCTCGCGCTGTTCCCCCTGACGATCGTGCTCCCCCTCGTGGGCGAGGTCGGCGAGGACTGGAACGTCTCGAAGTTCAAGCGCACCATGTGGACGCGCGGCAAGAAGCTGACGATCGACCCCACCGGCCGCCCCATCAAGGCCGCCGACGTCACCATCGGCTCCGTCGTCCACGTCATCCCCGAGGGCCTCGAGGAGACCGAGGCGCCGCTGGACGAGAAGGCCAAGGCCGTCGTCCTGCTCGTCCGCCTCGACCCCCGGGACATCAAGTCCGAGCAGCACGAGGGCTTCTCCTACGACGGCATCGTCGCGTTCTCCAAGATCTGCACGCACGTGGGGTGCCCCGTGGCCCTCTACGAGCAGCAGACCCACCACCTCCTGTGCCCGTGCCACCAGAGCACGTTCGACGTGGCCGACGGCGCCAAGGTCGTCTTCGGTCCCGCCAAGCGGCCGCTGCCCCAGCTGCCGATCACCGTGGACGACGAGGGCTACCTGGTCGCCCAGGGCGACTTCACCGAGCCCGTGGGACCGAGCTTCTGGGAGCGTCTGGCATGA
- a CDS encoding c-type cytochrome codes for MKALAARRHDRRAPVVLLLLALLLTGALYAVVAPTSADAAPAAASGDVETGEKLFQANCATCHGPDATGTQDVPSLVGVGAAAVDFQVGTGRMPMQMNGPQAQAKPVQFDEEQIAALAAYVASLGPGPAVPTAEQVDPALGDAASGMALFRTNCAMCHNAVGAGGALSQGKWAPNLWETTPTHLYEAMATGPQSMPVFNDATLTPDEKRDIIAFLDLQGEATPGGIDLGSLGPVSEGLWAWVVGMGLLIGAAVWIGARSS; via the coding sequence GTGAAGGCACTCGCAGCCCGCAGGCACGACCGGCGCGCGCCGGTCGTGCTGCTCCTGCTGGCGCTGCTGCTCACCGGCGCGCTCTACGCCGTCGTGGCCCCGACCTCCGCCGACGCCGCCCCCGCGGCCGCGTCCGGAGACGTCGAGACCGGTGAGAAGCTGTTCCAGGCCAACTGCGCGACCTGCCACGGGCCGGACGCGACCGGCACGCAGGACGTCCCCTCGCTCGTCGGCGTGGGCGCAGCCGCCGTCGACTTCCAGGTCGGCACGGGCCGCATGCCCATGCAGATGAACGGCCCGCAGGCCCAGGCCAAGCCGGTGCAGTTCGACGAGGAGCAGATCGCCGCGCTCGCCGCGTACGTCGCGTCCCTGGGCCCCGGCCCGGCGGTCCCGACCGCCGAGCAGGTCGACCCGGCCCTCGGCGACGCCGCCAGCGGCATGGCCCTGTTCCGCACCAACTGCGCGATGTGCCACAACGCCGTCGGCGCCGGCGGTGCGCTCTCGCAGGGCAAGTGGGCCCCGAACCTGTGGGAGACCACGCCCACGCACCTGTACGAGGCCATGGCCACCGGCCCGCAGTCCATGCCCGTCTTCAACGACGCGACGCTGACCCCCGACGAGAAGCGCGACATCATCGCGTTCCTCGACCTGCAGGGCGAGGCCACCCCCGGCGGCATCGACCTCGGCAGCCTCGGCCCCGTCAGCGAGGGCCTGTGGGCCTGGGTCGTCGGCATGGGCCTTCTCATCGGCGCGGCAGTCTGGATCGGAGCGAGGTCCTCGTGA
- a CDS encoding heme-copper oxidase subunit III, giving the protein MADVTTATAASRPAPHVTVNRPNPVSVGTIVWLASELMFFAGLFAMYFTVRAAVPAEWAVQTEKLNLTFAFINTTILVLSSVTCQMGVWAAERLQPVRSGALWQVGRWGMNEWMTMTYVMGAVFIGGQVYEYAELVEHGLTISSSPYGSVFYLTTGFHGLHVIGGLIAFLFLLGRSFAAKRFTQHEETTAIVTSYYWHFVDVVWIALFAVIYLVR; this is encoded by the coding sequence ATGGCCGACGTGACGACCGCAACGGCTGCCTCGCGCCCCGCGCCCCACGTGACCGTGAACCGCCCCAACCCGGTCTCGGTGGGGACGATCGTCTGGCTGGCCAGCGAGCTGATGTTCTTCGCCGGCCTGTTCGCCATGTACTTCACGGTAAGGGCGGCCGTCCCCGCGGAGTGGGCGGTCCAGACGGAGAAGCTCAACCTGACCTTCGCCTTCATCAACACGACCATCCTGGTGCTGTCGTCGGTGACGTGCCAGATGGGCGTGTGGGCCGCCGAGCGGCTCCAGCCCGTGCGCTCCGGCGCGCTGTGGCAGGTCGGCCGCTGGGGCATGAACGAGTGGATGACCATGACGTACGTCATGGGCGCCGTGTTCATCGGCGGCCAGGTCTACGAGTACGCCGAGCTCGTCGAGCACGGGCTCACGATCTCCTCCAGCCCCTATGGCTCGGTCTTCTACCTGACGACCGGCTTCCACGGGCTGCACGTGATCGGTGGCCTCATCGCGTTCCTCTTCCTCCTCGGCCGCTCGTTCGCGGCCAAGCGCTTCACCCAGCACGAGGAGACGACGGCGATCGTCACCTCCTACTACTGGCACTTCGTCGACGTCGTGTGGATCGCGCTGTTCGCGGTCATCTACCTCGTCCGATGA
- a CDS encoding response regulator transcription factor produces the protein MSNPDADTSRGPRILLYSDDVDTREQVRLAVGRRLGRGEPDIEWVEVATGAAVVAAADAGGLDVLVLDGEADKVGGMGLARQLKDEVYRCPPVLVLTGRPQDAWLASWSNADAVVSRPLDPVLLHTAVADLVRSGAGAR, from the coding sequence ATGAGCAACCCCGACGCGGACACGTCCCGCGGCCCCCGGATCCTGCTGTACAGCGACGACGTCGACACCCGTGAGCAGGTGCGGCTCGCGGTCGGCCGCCGCCTCGGGCGCGGCGAGCCCGACATCGAGTGGGTCGAGGTCGCCACCGGCGCCGCGGTCGTCGCCGCCGCCGACGCGGGCGGCCTGGACGTGCTCGTGCTCGACGGCGAGGCGGACAAGGTCGGCGGCATGGGCCTGGCGCGCCAGCTCAAGGACGAGGTGTACCGCTGCCCGCCCGTGCTCGTCCTGACGGGCCGCCCGCAGGACGCGTGGCTGGCGTCCTGGTCGAACGCCGACGCCGTGGTCAGCCGCCCCCTCGACCCCGTGCTGCTGCACACGGCCGTGGCCGACCTGGTCCGCTCGGGCGCCGGCGCCCGATGA
- the trpD gene encoding anthranilate phosphoribosyltransferase, whose translation MSEVTTWSDLLTTLVRGQDVDAARTRWAMDRIMSGEAAPAHVAGFLVALRAKGETTEEVLGLADEMLAHARRFTVPGRCVDIVGTGGDRLHTVNVSTMAALVVAGTGLRVVKHGNRAASSSSGSADVLEALGVRLDLPVERVAALAEEVGITFCFALVFHPAMRHVAPVRRDLGIATVFNFLGPLTNPAQPSAAAIGVADARMAPILAGVLARRGTDALVFRGERDGLDELAATGPSRIWEVRDGHVRDEVVDWAAEGFAPVTVDELRGADAAYNAGVVERLLAGEPGPVRETVLLNAAAAIVADGTLPGTGQGSLVERLRAGVALAAAAVDGGAAAEVLARWRAASA comes from the coding sequence ATGAGCGAGGTCACCACCTGGTCCGACCTCCTCACGACCCTGGTCCGGGGGCAGGACGTCGACGCCGCGCGCACGCGCTGGGCGATGGACCGCATCATGAGCGGCGAGGCGGCGCCGGCCCACGTCGCGGGGTTCCTCGTCGCGCTGCGCGCCAAGGGCGAGACCACCGAGGAGGTCCTCGGGCTCGCGGACGAGATGCTCGCCCACGCCCGACGCTTCACGGTGCCCGGCCGGTGCGTCGACATCGTCGGCACCGGTGGCGACCGCCTGCACACGGTGAACGTCTCGACGATGGCCGCGCTCGTCGTGGCCGGCACCGGCCTGCGGGTGGTCAAGCACGGGAACCGGGCCGCGTCGTCGTCCTCGGGCTCGGCCGACGTGCTCGAGGCCCTGGGCGTCCGGCTCGACCTGCCCGTCGAGCGCGTCGCCGCCCTCGCGGAGGAGGTCGGCATCACGTTCTGCTTCGCGCTGGTCTTCCACCCCGCGATGCGGCACGTCGCACCCGTCCGTCGTGACCTGGGGATCGCGACGGTCTTCAACTTCCTCGGTCCGCTGACCAACCCGGCTCAGCCGTCCGCGGCCGCCATCGGCGTGGCCGACGCCCGCATGGCGCCGATCCTCGCGGGCGTGCTGGCGCGGCGCGGGACCGACGCGCTGGTCTTCCGCGGCGAGCGCGACGGTCTCGACGAGCTCGCGGCCACCGGTCCGTCGCGGATCTGGGAGGTGCGGGACGGGCACGTGCGCGACGAGGTCGTCGACTGGGCCGCCGAGGGGTTCGCCCCCGTGACCGTCGACGAGCTGCGCGGCGCGGACGCGGCGTACAACGCGGGCGTCGTGGAGCGCCTGCTCGCGGGCGAGCCCGGGCCGGTGCGCGAGACCGTGCTGCTCAACGCGGCGGCGGCGATCGTGGCCGACGGGACGCTGCCCGGCACGGGGCAGGGCAGCCTCGTCGAGCGGCTGCGGGCCGGGGTGGCGCTGGCCGCCGCTGCGGTCGACGGCGGGGCGGCGGCCGAGGTCCTCGCCCGCTGGCGCGCGGCGTCGGCCTGA
- a CDS encoding Lrp/AsnC family transcriptional regulator — translation MLTAIVHIDCDAARIPEVAAQIAEIEGVSEVYSVTGEVDLVALVRVREHDRLADVIADQVSKVEGVLRTQTYIAFRAYSRLDLESAFALGIED, via the coding sequence ATGCTCACCGCCATCGTGCACATCGACTGCGACGCCGCACGGATCCCCGAGGTCGCCGCGCAGATCGCCGAGATCGAGGGCGTCAGCGAGGTCTACTCGGTCACCGGGGAGGTCGACCTCGTCGCCCTCGTGCGGGTGCGCGAGCACGACCGGCTCGCCGACGTCATCGCGGACCAGGTCAGCAAGGTCGAGGGAGTGCTGCGCACGCAGACGTACATCGCGTTCCGCGCCTACTCCCGGCTGGACCTGGAGTCGGCGTTCGCCCTGGGGATCGAGGACTAG
- a CDS encoding DEDD exonuclease domain-containing protein, which translates to MPSTRRLRPAPAPGSGTGAPAAPPGTGVQVALDELGTPLSDVTFVVVDLETTGGRATEDAITEIGAVKVRGGQVLGEFQTLVDPGGPVPPFIQVLTGITTSMLVGAPRIEEVLPSFLEFARGSVLVAHNAPFDIGFLRAAAARCERAWPGHQVVDTVRLARRVVTRDEAPNHKLGTLAALFGATETPNHRALADARATVDVLHALLGRLAPLGVTHLEDLATAADPVPPDVRRRRTLADGLPDAPGVYLFRGPREEVLYVGTSTTSLRTRVRSYFTSAERRPRMTEMVRLATRVDPVVCATPLEARVRELRLIAQHAPAYNRRSRAPERMPWVRLTVEPYPRLTLVREVRDDLGLAHVGPFTSTGAARLAVEALHETFALRRCAGRLPLVPRADAHGCALLGLGRCGGPCTGAQAPDGYGAVVAQVRAALTGDPSAVVHAHATRIRTLAAQERYEEAAGVRDRLQAFVRGAARAQRHGSLAGLEEMVAARRSDEGGWELVLVRHGRLAGTAVVARGTDPLPAVRTLRATGEHVPVPTAPATSAHPEETDLLLTWLEQPGTRLVHASAGWSLPVRSAHAVQDAATAVALDLAAPELTAPGAPGTPDDALRDVTARSTA; encoded by the coding sequence ATGCCGAGCACCCGACGCCTGCGCCCCGCCCCCGCACCGGGGTCGGGCACGGGCGCCCCCGCCGCTCCCCCCGGCACGGGCGTGCAGGTCGCCCTCGACGAGCTGGGCACACCGCTGTCCGACGTCACGTTCGTGGTCGTCGACCTCGAGACGACGGGCGGCCGTGCCACCGAGGACGCGATCACCGAGATCGGGGCCGTCAAGGTCCGCGGCGGCCAGGTGCTGGGCGAGTTCCAGACCCTCGTCGACCCCGGCGGCCCGGTGCCGCCCTTCATCCAGGTGCTCACCGGCATCACCACGTCCATGCTCGTCGGTGCACCGCGCATCGAGGAGGTGCTGCCGAGCTTCCTCGAGTTCGCGCGCGGCAGCGTGCTGGTCGCGCACAACGCCCCGTTCGACATCGGCTTCCTCCGCGCCGCCGCGGCGCGGTGCGAGCGGGCGTGGCCCGGGCACCAGGTGGTCGACACGGTCCGGCTGGCCCGGCGGGTCGTGACGCGCGACGAGGCGCCGAACCACAAGCTCGGCACGCTGGCCGCGCTGTTCGGCGCGACCGAGACGCCGAACCACCGTGCGCTCGCCGACGCGCGCGCCACGGTGGACGTGCTCCACGCGCTCCTCGGGCGGCTCGCTCCGCTCGGCGTCACACACCTGGAGGACCTGGCGACCGCGGCCGACCCCGTCCCGCCGGACGTGCGCCGCCGCCGGACCCTCGCGGACGGGCTGCCCGACGCCCCCGGCGTCTACCTGTTCCGCGGCCCGCGCGAGGAGGTGCTCTACGTGGGCACCTCCACGACCTCGCTGCGCACGCGCGTGAGGAGCTACTTCACGTCGGCCGAGCGACGGCCGCGGATGACCGAGATGGTGCGGCTGGCCACGCGCGTGGACCCGGTCGTGTGCGCGACGCCCCTCGAGGCCCGGGTCCGCGAGCTGCGCCTGATCGCCCAGCACGCCCCGGCGTACAACCGTCGCTCGCGCGCGCCCGAGCGGATGCCGTGGGTGCGGCTGACCGTCGAGCCGTACCCACGGCTCACGCTGGTGCGCGAGGTGCGCGACGACCTCGGCCTCGCCCACGTCGGCCCGTTCACCTCGACCGGGGCCGCACGGCTCGCCGTCGAGGCGCTGCACGAGACGTTCGCGCTGCGCCGGTGCGCAGGGCGCCTGCCGCTCGTCCCCCGGGCCGACGCCCACGGGTGCGCGCTGCTCGGCCTCGGGCGCTGCGGCGGTCCGTGCACGGGCGCCCAGGCGCCGGACGGGTACGGCGCGGTCGTGGCCCAGGTGCGCGCCGCGCTCACGGGCGACCCGTCCGCGGTGGTGCACGCCCATGCCACGCGCATCCGGACGCTGGCCGCGCAGGAGCGGTACGAGGAGGCCGCGGGCGTGCGCGACCGCCTCCAGGCCTTCGTCCGGGGTGCGGCTCGCGCCCAGCGGCACGGGTCGCTGGCCGGCCTCGAGGAGATGGTCGCCGCCCGCCGCTCCGACGAGGGCGGGTGGGAGCTCGTGCTCGTGCGGCACGGGCGCCTGGCCGGGACCGCCGTCGTCGCGCGCGGCACCGACCCGCTGCCGGCGGTGCGGACGCTGCGCGCCACCGGCGAGCACGTGCCCGTCCCCACCGCGCCTGCCACATCGGCGCACCCCGAGGAGACCGACCTGCTGCTCACCTGGCTGGAGCAGCCCGGGACCCGGCTCGTGCACGCGTCCGCGGGCTGGTCGCTGCCCGTCCGGTCGGCGCACGCCGTCCAGGACGCCGCGACAGCCGTCGCCCTGGACCTGGCGGCCCCGGAGCTCACCGCACCGGGTGCACCGGGCACGCCGGACGACGCGCTGCGGGACGTGACGGCGCGCAGCACGGCATGA
- a CDS encoding NYN domain-containing protein: MSEQDDRPVPAPLRAAVLRLAADVLGEVEEVQVPASLRAVRRFAPRRRAAAGAGPLWAALHEDDGFRARVTRVWALGDPATAQQLAGDERPSPSWAAAAGAWLLGQDWSALVPAAEPVEPDDDRALESSRRQVEDLRAALGVAREGERLAREELAALQRELRRLRSDADRARSEARRTGERAAADLEAARAARAEAEALLGRVQDERRASRAEQGAARDAERAGRRLADARVRLLLDTLVDVTSGLRHELALPPAAATPAELVAQAQAGDATSARPTSRGRQVDDPALLDDLLRLPRAHLVVDGYNVSKTGWPGLSLADQRRVLVDALARVAALTGAEVTCCFDGQEGHRPPAAHRGVRVLFSTGEIADDLLRRLVAAEPPGRVLVVVTSDQEVVRDVEAAGAWAVPSATLVARAQRS; this comes from the coding sequence ATGAGCGAGCAGGACGACCGACCGGTGCCCGCGCCCCTGCGTGCGGCGGTGCTGCGGCTCGCGGCGGACGTGCTCGGCGAGGTCGAGGAGGTCCAGGTGCCGGCCTCCCTGCGGGCGGTGCGCCGCTTCGCGCCACGGCGCCGCGCCGCGGCCGGCGCCGGGCCGCTGTGGGCGGCGCTGCACGAGGACGACGGATTCCGCGCCCGGGTCACGCGGGTGTGGGCGCTGGGCGACCCCGCCACGGCGCAGCAGCTGGCGGGCGACGAGCGCCCGTCGCCGTCGTGGGCCGCGGCCGCGGGCGCGTGGCTGCTGGGGCAGGACTGGAGCGCCCTGGTGCCCGCCGCCGAGCCGGTCGAGCCCGACGACGACCGCGCCCTGGAGTCGTCGAGGCGTCAGGTCGAGGACCTGCGCGCCGCCCTCGGCGTCGCGCGCGAGGGGGAGCGGCTGGCACGCGAGGAGCTGGCTGCCCTGCAGCGCGAGCTGCGCCGGCTGCGCTCGGACGCCGACCGGGCGCGCAGCGAGGCCCGCCGCACCGGGGAGCGGGCCGCCGCGGACCTCGAGGCCGCCCGGGCCGCTCGGGCCGAGGCCGAGGCCCTGCTCGGCCGCGTGCAGGACGAGCGCCGGGCGTCGCGGGCCGAGCAGGGCGCGGCCCGCGACGCGGAGCGGGCCGGCCGGCGTCTCGCGGACGCCCGCGTCCGGCTGCTGCTGGACACGCTCGTCGACGTCACGTCCGGCCTGCGGCACGAGCTCGCCCTGCCGCCCGCGGCCGCGACGCCGGCGGAGCTCGTCGCGCAGGCGCAGGCCGGCGACGCGACCTCGGCCCGCCCCACGTCCCGGGGGCGGCAGGTCGACGACCCCGCCCTGCTGGACGACCTCCTGCGGCTGCCCCGCGCGCACCTGGTCGTCGACGGCTACAACGTCTCCAAGACCGGCTGGCCGGGCCTGTCGCTGGCCGACCAGCGCCGGGTGCTCGTCGACGCCCTCGCCCGGGTGGCCGCGCTCACGGGCGCCGAGGTGACGTGCTGCTTCGACGGGCAGGAGGGGCACCGCCCGCCCGCGGCCCACCGGGGCGTGCGCGTGCTGTTCTCGACGGGCGAGATCGCGGACGACCTCCTGCGCCGCCTCGTCGCCGCGGAACCCCCCGGCCGGGTGCTGGTCGTGGTGACCAGCGACCAGGAGGTCGTCCGCGACGTCGAGGCGGCGGGGGCGTGGGCCGTGCCGTCCGCGACGCTCGTCGCCCGCGCGCAGCGCTCGTGA